The Micromonospora krabiensis genome window below encodes:
- a CDS encoding non-ribosomal peptide synthetase, producing MTREWTFPASYAQERVWIANQLDADSPVFNVSNPWRFPTGTTREQAVEVLQRVVDRHESLRTHLRVDDGTLVQVVRATEPVDLPEIDLRGLSDADQVRRFDEALTELGRTPIPLDAPPLWRARLARLGDDRYTLMFVVHHAVFDSRSAVLLAAELAAFSRAVTTGAPVDLPELPIQYADYAVWQREQLVGEELDRQLAFWRAHLAGAPTVTGLPLDRPRPAQLGFAGDEVHFDLPEGLLDGVGELATEAAATPYMVLLAAFAALLSRISGDEDVVVGVSTAGRDNPELAPLIGMFVNPVALRCDLTDDPTFADLLARVRGGLVDAMEHGDIPFQRIVEAVAPNRDPAVQPIFQTALNFIPDSGLDPVALGTTKDDLAFDITTTTSRLVYRTALFDRGTAETLAARYARLLAAAVAAPQLRVSALPLLDDAERQRVLHTWNDTAQEVPTTTVVDEVQRRAAATPDATALVHDGVPLSYAELNARANRLARVLVARGVAPETRVALALPRSAELVVAILAVLKSGAAYVPVDTGYPAGRIAYLIEDAEPALVLASAETAGLVPAGALTIDAGTGADLADTDLTDADRLAPLHPGHPAYVLYTSGSTGHPKGVVVAHRALAAYLAWARHTYPGLTGTALLHSPVSFDLTVTGLLGTLTAGGTVRLAAFDAAAARAGGRPTFLKITPSHLPLLEPDLSPTTDLVIGGEALGGEQLAGWRGGHASVAVVNEYGPTEATVGCVAARIAPGETVPAGPVPIGHPTWNTRAYVLDAALNPVPPGVVGELYVAGEQLARGYHRRPALTAERFLPCPYGIPGERMYRTGDLARRRADGALEYLGRRDSQVKVRGMRIELGEIESVLLARPDVREAVVVVRGDSGDPALVAYVVGAADPATLAADLARELPAHLVPAAFVGLDALPLTPNGKLDTAVLPAPAATPEAGGFVAPRTDAEALVAEVYAEILQVDKVGALDDFFALGGNSLRGMRAMARIRAEVEVELPMRALFTSPVVADLAAEIEQRIAAELDELSDTEVAALLAAEKDSP from the coding sequence GTGACCCGCGAGTGGACCTTCCCGGCCTCGTACGCGCAGGAGCGGGTCTGGATCGCCAACCAGCTCGACGCCGACTCGCCGGTCTTCAACGTCTCCAACCCGTGGCGCTTCCCCACGGGCACGACCCGGGAGCAGGCCGTCGAGGTGCTCCAGCGGGTGGTGGACCGGCACGAGTCGCTACGGACCCACCTGCGGGTCGACGACGGCACGCTGGTGCAGGTGGTCCGGGCGACCGAGCCGGTCGACCTGCCGGAGATCGACCTGCGCGGGCTCTCCGACGCCGACCAGGTGCGGCGGTTCGACGAGGCGCTGACCGAGCTGGGGCGTACGCCGATCCCGCTGGACGCGCCGCCGCTGTGGCGGGCCCGGCTGGCCCGCCTCGGCGACGACCGGTACACGCTGATGTTCGTGGTGCACCACGCGGTGTTCGACAGCCGCTCGGCGGTGCTCCTCGCCGCCGAGTTGGCCGCGTTCAGCCGGGCCGTGACGACCGGCGCGCCCGTCGACCTGCCCGAGCTTCCCATCCAGTACGCGGACTACGCGGTGTGGCAGCGCGAGCAGCTCGTGGGGGAGGAGCTGGACCGGCAGCTCGCCTTCTGGCGGGCCCACCTGGCCGGGGCGCCCACGGTGACCGGCCTGCCGCTGGACCGGCCCCGCCCGGCGCAGCTGGGCTTCGCCGGCGACGAGGTGCACTTCGACCTGCCCGAGGGCCTGCTCGACGGGGTGGGTGAGCTGGCCACCGAGGCGGCGGCCACGCCGTACATGGTGCTGCTGGCCGCGTTCGCCGCGCTGCTGTCGCGGATCTCCGGCGACGAGGACGTGGTCGTCGGTGTCTCCACCGCCGGCCGGGACAACCCCGAGCTGGCCCCGCTGATCGGCATGTTCGTCAACCCGGTCGCGCTGCGCTGCGACCTGACCGACGACCCGACCTTCGCCGACCTGCTCGCCCGGGTCCGCGGCGGCCTGGTCGACGCGATGGAGCACGGCGACATCCCGTTCCAGCGGATCGTCGAGGCGGTCGCGCCGAACCGTGACCCGGCCGTGCAGCCGATCTTCCAGACCGCGCTGAACTTCATCCCCGACAGCGGCTTGGATCCGGTGGCGCTCGGCACCACCAAGGACGACCTGGCCTTCGACATCACCACCACGACCAGCCGGCTGGTCTACCGGACGGCGCTGTTCGACCGGGGGACCGCCGAGACGCTCGCCGCCCGGTACGCGCGGCTGCTCGCCGCGGCCGTCGCCGCCCCGCAGCTGCGGGTCTCCGCCCTGCCGCTGCTCGACGACGCGGAGCGGCAGCGGGTGCTGCACACCTGGAACGACACGGCCCAGGAGGTGCCGACCACCACGGTGGTGGACGAGGTGCAGCGGCGGGCGGCGGCCACGCCGGACGCCACCGCCCTGGTCCACGACGGTGTGCCGCTGTCGTACGCCGAGCTGAACGCCCGCGCGAACCGGCTGGCCCGGGTGCTGGTCGCCCGGGGCGTCGCCCCGGAGACCCGGGTGGCGCTCGCGCTGCCCCGTTCGGCGGAGCTGGTGGTGGCGATCCTCGCGGTGCTCAAGTCCGGTGCCGCCTACGTGCCCGTGGACACCGGCTACCCGGCCGGCCGGATCGCGTACCTCATCGAGGACGCCGAGCCGGCGCTGGTGCTGGCCAGCGCGGAGACCGCGGGGCTGGTCCCGGCGGGCGCGCTCACGATCGACGCCGGCACCGGTGCCGACCTGGCCGACACCGACCTGACCGACGCCGACCGGCTCGCCCCGCTGCACCCCGGGCATCCGGCGTACGTGCTCTACACCTCCGGGTCGACGGGCCATCCCAAGGGCGTGGTGGTCGCGCACCGGGCGCTCGCCGCGTACCTCGCCTGGGCCCGGCACACCTATCCGGGCCTGACCGGCACGGCCCTGCTGCACTCACCGGTCTCGTTCGACCTCACCGTCACCGGCCTGCTCGGCACGCTGACCGCCGGCGGCACGGTCCGGCTGGCCGCGTTCGACGCCGCCGCCGCCCGGGCCGGTGGCCGACCCACCTTCCTCAAGATCACCCCAAGTCACCTGCCGCTGCTCGAACCGGACCTGTCGCCCACCACCGACCTGGTGATCGGCGGCGAGGCGCTCGGCGGCGAGCAGTTGGCCGGTTGGCGGGGCGGCCACGCGTCGGTCGCGGTCGTCAACGAGTACGGGCCCACCGAGGCGACCGTCGGCTGTGTGGCCGCCCGGATCGCGCCGGGGGAGACGGTTCCCGCGGGTCCGGTGCCGATCGGGCACCCCACCTGGAACACCCGGGCCTACGTGCTCGACGCGGCGCTGAACCCGGTGCCCCCGGGCGTCGTCGGCGAGCTGTACGTCGCCGGGGAGCAGCTGGCCCGGGGCTACCACCGTCGGCCGGCGCTCACCGCCGAGCGCTTCCTGCCCTGCCCGTACGGCATTCCGGGGGAGCGGATGTACCGCACCGGTGACCTGGCCCGCCGCCGGGCCGACGGCGCGCTGGAGTACCTGGGCCGCCGGGACAGCCAGGTGAAGGTCCGGGGCATGCGGATCGAGCTGGGCGAGATCGAGTCGGTGCTGCTGGCCCGTCCCGACGTGCGGGAGGCGGTGGTGGTGGTGCGCGGCGACTCCGGCGACCCGGCGCTGGTCGCGTACGTCGTCGGCGCCGCCGACCCGGCGACCCTCGCCGCGGACCTGGCCCGGGAGCTGCCCGCGCACCTGGTGCCGGCCGCGTTCGTCGGGCTGGACGCGCTGCCGCTCACCCCGAACGGCAAGCTGGACACGGCGGTGCTCCCGGCGCCGGCGGCCACCCCCGAAGCGGGCGGGTTCGTGGCCCCGCGCACCGACGCCGAGGCCCTGGTCGCCGAGGTCTACGCCGAGATCCTCCAGGTGGACAAGGTCGGCGCGCTCGACGACTTCTTCGCCCTCGGCGGCAACTCGCTGCGGGGCATGCGGGCGATGGCCCGGATCCGCGCCGAGGTGGAGGTCGAGCTGCCGATGCGGGCCCTGTTCACCAGCCCGGTCGTGGCCGACCTGGCCGCCGAGATCGAACAGCGGATCGCCGCCGAACTCGACGAGCTATCCGACACCGAGGTCGCCGCGCTGCTCGCGGCGGAGAAGGACAGTCCCTGA
- a CDS encoding non-ribosomal peptide synthetase/MFS transporter, which yields MTDLKDPARDAARQALIAQRLRRRQAAAPAARISPRPPGAEVPLSYAQERVWFMDQLAPGEAAYHIAVPLRVRGPLDLAALRGALDGLTRRHESLRTRFPADADGRPTVVVEDTVEVPLTIVDAADATAAQELVDAAAAEPFDLAGGPLLRALLIRLGPEDHVLFLGQHHIVGDGWSVDVLLRDLVTLYRGGEPPALPVQYGDFAVWEARELAGPQAQRHVAWWKQRLAGITPLELPLDRPRPATQTYRGDFVEFTLDKATTDGLNALAAAHGGTLFMTLLAAYHVFLARHAGQDDFAVGASVAGRSAPELENVVGMFVNMLPLRAELAGDPTFTELLERTRRSVLDALEHGDVPFARVVHELGLPRDVSRSPVFQAMFVLQNYDMGRYADVPETGDVTFDWNPMELRATRFDFELHAVETVDGLWGKLVFNTDLFTRDTVERMAGRFTALLRAAVAAPDTPVSALAVLAAAERELLAAWNDTAADFPRTQTLHGPVEERAARTPDAVALRFEGRSVTYAELNAAANRIAHRLRASGVGPETLVGVCAERSVELVAALLGVVKAGGAYLPLDPEYPADRLAFMVTDAGAPVVLVQEHLRDVLPETGATVLALDDDRVWAGQPSTDPAPLAGPAHLAYVIYTSGSTGRPKGVPNTHRGIVNRLDWMQRTYRLGSDDAVLQKTPASFDVSVWEFFWPLREGARLVLAKPGGHKDAGYLRDLLVAERVTTAHFVPSMLTVFLAEDGVEAATALRRVICSGEELPLATAIDFTARLPWCGLHNLYGPTEAAIDVSSWHCDPALLAGLTSVPIGAPITNLRLHVLDAAGNECPVGVAGELHIGGVGLARGYHRRPALTAERFVPDPFSGEPGARLYRTGDLARWRLAPGVAAASGAPAPGDAGPSGVIEFLGRIDHQVKLRGLRIELGEIESALRELPGVTEAAVVVREDSPGDKRLTAYVVGPAEHAPLKAALKETLPEYMVPAAFVTLDALPLSPNGKLDRKALPAPVVTREASVALVEPRDDTERLLAGIWSEVLGVPTLGIDDDFFDLGGHSMLATQVVAKIRKAEHGGRAVGVMDLFQQRTVRELAAFMTGAAGEEGPRRLLYELTKPIPAAQRVVSYVCVPYGGGSAIVYQPLADALPAGHALWSLAIPGHDVGLSEDAVPFDELTTRVAEEILERVEGPLVLYGHCGVGSAIVTEVARKVEAAGRELDALYIGAMFPFARPKGLFAAVRARLEKLRSNKHYASWLKSMGVDTDELDPEQADRIISNMRADSRASEEYFTGLLDRQATKLRAPIVSVVGSEDPVTDYHTERYAEWQFLSDRLALVVLDQAGHFFLKYRAEELAEIVTRTHRAVAAGDVAELTREARGEDAGWAVHETLRVGVDDAPQRATVRPSMTRFVAVTAGQLVSTTGSALTAFALPIWLFTQTGSVADLGLLWALALICGVLMLPVAGAITDRVSRRKIMMIASSSAGSIQVVLAALLWTDNLALWHIYGLVALSQVAGSFQRIAFQSAVPQLVPKRYLGHAMGITQLSNGFAMLLMPVFAAGLLAAIELKGILLLDVASYVIAVLTLALVRFPDTLGWRPRERLLVAIANGLRYSWQHRGFRLMLGYFALGNIFLAPALVLVTPLVLSFGTATQVAQVALAEALGAVAGGVLMSLWGGPRRRRMIGVLVGNLGTAVGCVLIGLDASVAMICVGAFWLAMAMTTAQSIYATIVQVKVPQRFHGRVFSLNQTISWSTLPIGFALLAPGATSLFEPMLAPGGALAGSVGAVIGTGPGRGIGFAYVCFGAALVLITLGGFAIRLLRRFDIEVEDSLPDDLIGAQERERRLAARAAEREADKVPVAA from the coding sequence ATGACCGACCTGAAGGATCCGGCGCGGGACGCCGCCCGGCAGGCCCTCATCGCGCAACGGTTGCGGCGGCGGCAGGCCGCCGCGCCGGCCGCGCGGATCAGTCCGCGTCCGCCGGGGGCCGAGGTGCCGCTGTCGTACGCCCAGGAGCGGGTCTGGTTCATGGACCAGCTCGCCCCGGGCGAGGCGGCGTACCACATCGCGGTGCCGCTGCGGGTGCGTGGCCCGCTCGACCTGGCCGCGCTGCGCGGCGCGCTGGACGGGCTGACCCGGCGGCACGAGTCGTTGCGGACCCGGTTCCCGGCCGACGCCGACGGCCGCCCCACGGTGGTGGTCGAGGACACGGTCGAGGTGCCACTGACCATCGTGGACGCCGCCGACGCGACCGCCGCCCAGGAGCTGGTGGACGCGGCCGCCGCCGAACCGTTCGACCTGGCGGGCGGGCCGCTGCTGCGTGCCCTGCTGATCCGCCTCGGGCCGGAGGACCACGTCCTCTTCCTCGGCCAGCACCACATCGTCGGTGACGGCTGGTCGGTCGACGTGCTGCTGCGCGACCTGGTCACCCTCTACCGGGGTGGTGAGCCACCCGCGCTGCCCGTCCAGTACGGCGACTTCGCCGTCTGGGAGGCGCGGGAGCTGGCCGGGCCGCAGGCCCAGCGGCACGTGGCGTGGTGGAAGCAGCGGCTCGCCGGCATCACCCCGCTGGAGCTGCCGCTGGACCGGCCCCGCCCGGCCACCCAGACCTACCGGGGCGACTTCGTCGAGTTCACCCTGGACAAGGCGACCACCGACGGCCTGAACGCGCTCGCCGCCGCCCACGGCGGCACCCTATTCATGACGCTGCTCGCGGCGTACCACGTCTTCCTGGCCCGGCACGCCGGCCAGGACGACTTCGCGGTCGGCGCGTCCGTCGCCGGCCGGTCCGCACCGGAGCTGGAGAACGTGGTCGGCATGTTCGTCAACATGCTGCCGCTGCGGGCAGAGCTGGCCGGCGACCCGACCTTCACGGAGCTGCTGGAGCGCACCCGGCGCAGCGTGCTCGACGCGCTGGAGCACGGCGACGTGCCGTTCGCCCGCGTCGTCCACGAGCTGGGGTTGCCCCGCGACGTCAGCCGCTCGCCGGTGTTCCAGGCCATGTTCGTGCTCCAGAACTACGACATGGGCCGCTACGCCGACGTGCCCGAGACCGGCGACGTCACGTTCGACTGGAACCCGATGGAGCTGCGGGCCACCCGGTTCGACTTCGAGCTGCACGCGGTGGAGACCGTCGACGGGCTCTGGGGGAAGCTGGTCTTCAACACCGACCTGTTCACCCGGGACACGGTCGAGCGGATGGCCGGCCGGTTCACCGCGCTGCTGCGGGCGGCGGTGGCCGCCCCGGACACCCCGGTCTCCGCGCTGGCCGTGCTCGCCGCGGCCGAGCGGGAGCTGCTGGCCGCGTGGAACGACACGGCGGCGGACTTCCCGCGCACCCAGACCCTGCACGGGCCGGTCGAGGAGCGGGCCGCGCGCACCCCGGACGCGGTGGCGCTGCGCTTCGAGGGCCGCTCGGTGACGTACGCCGAGCTGAACGCCGCCGCGAACCGGATCGCGCACCGGCTGCGTGCCTCCGGCGTGGGGCCGGAGACGCTCGTCGGGGTCTGCGCGGAGCGCTCCGTCGAACTGGTCGCCGCCCTGCTCGGCGTGGTCAAGGCCGGCGGCGCCTACCTGCCGTTGGATCCGGAGTACCCGGCGGACCGGCTGGCGTTCATGGTCACCGACGCGGGCGCGCCGGTGGTGCTGGTGCAGGAGCACCTGCGCGACGTGCTGCCCGAGACCGGCGCCACGGTGCTGGCCCTCGACGACGACCGGGTGTGGGCGGGCCAGCCGAGCACCGACCCGGCCCCGCTGGCCGGCCCCGCCCACCTCGCCTACGTCATCTACACGTCCGGCTCGACGGGCCGCCCCAAGGGCGTGCCGAACACGCACCGGGGCATCGTCAACCGGCTCGACTGGATGCAGCGGACCTACCGGCTCGGCTCGGACGACGCGGTTCTCCAGAAGACCCCGGCGAGCTTCGACGTGTCGGTGTGGGAGTTCTTCTGGCCGCTGCGGGAGGGCGCGCGGCTGGTGCTCGCCAAGCCCGGCGGCCACAAGGACGCCGGCTACCTGCGGGACCTTCTGGTCGCGGAGCGGGTCACCACCGCCCACTTCGTGCCGTCGATGCTGACCGTCTTCCTCGCCGAGGACGGCGTCGAGGCGGCCACCGCGCTGCGCCGGGTGATCTGCTCGGGCGAGGAGCTGCCGCTGGCCACCGCCATCGACTTCACCGCCCGGCTGCCCTGGTGCGGGCTGCACAACCTGTACGGCCCGACCGAGGCCGCCATCGACGTCAGCTCCTGGCACTGCGACCCGGCGCTGCTGGCCGGGCTCACGAGCGTGCCGATCGGGGCGCCGATCACCAACCTGCGGCTGCACGTGCTCGACGCGGCGGGCAACGAGTGCCCGGTCGGCGTGGCCGGCGAGCTGCACATCGGCGGGGTCGGCCTGGCCCGCGGCTACCACCGCCGGCCGGCCCTGACCGCCGAGCGGTTCGTGCCAGACCCGTTCTCCGGTGAGCCCGGCGCCCGGCTGTACCGCACCGGTGACCTGGCCCGCTGGCGGCTCGCGCCCGGTGTGGCCGCCGCGTCGGGTGCGCCTGCTCCGGGCGACGCGGGTCCCTCCGGGGTCATCGAGTTCCTCGGCCGCATCGACCACCAGGTCAAGCTGCGCGGGTTGCGGATCGAGCTGGGCGAGATCGAGAGCGCGCTGCGGGAGCTGCCCGGCGTCACCGAGGCCGCGGTGGTCGTCCGGGAGGACAGCCCGGGCGACAAGCGGCTGACCGCGTACGTGGTGGGGCCGGCCGAGCACGCCCCGCTGAAGGCGGCGCTCAAGGAGACGCTGCCCGAATACATGGTGCCCGCGGCGTTCGTCACGCTCGACGCGCTGCCGCTGAGCCCGAACGGCAAGCTGGACCGCAAGGCTCTGCCCGCGCCGGTGGTCACCCGCGAGGCGTCGGTGGCGCTGGTCGAGCCGCGCGACGACACCGAGCGGCTGCTCGCCGGGATCTGGTCGGAGGTGCTCGGCGTGCCGACCCTCGGCATCGACGACGACTTCTTCGACCTCGGCGGGCACTCGATGCTCGCCACCCAGGTGGTCGCGAAGATCCGCAAGGCGGAGCACGGCGGCCGCGCGGTCGGCGTGATGGACCTGTTCCAGCAGCGAACCGTCCGGGAGTTGGCCGCGTTCATGACCGGCGCCGCCGGTGAGGAGGGCCCGCGTCGGCTGCTCTACGAGCTGACCAAGCCGATCCCGGCGGCGCAGCGGGTGGTCAGCTACGTCTGCGTTCCGTACGGCGGTGGCAGCGCCATCGTCTACCAGCCGCTCGCCGACGCGCTGCCCGCCGGGCACGCGCTCTGGTCGCTGGCCATCCCCGGTCACGACGTGGGGCTCAGCGAGGACGCGGTGCCCTTCGACGAGCTGACCACGCGGGTGGCCGAGGAGATCCTGGAACGCGTCGAGGGTCCGCTCGTCCTGTACGGCCACTGCGGGGTGGGCAGCGCCATCGTGACCGAGGTGGCCCGCAAGGTGGAGGCCGCCGGTCGTGAGCTGGATGCGCTCTACATCGGGGCGATGTTCCCGTTCGCCCGCCCGAAGGGTCTGTTCGCCGCCGTACGCGCTCGGTTGGAGAAGCTGCGCAGCAACAAGCACTACGCGAGCTGGCTCAAGTCGATGGGCGTGGACACCGACGAGCTGGACCCGGAGCAGGCCGACCGGATCATCAGCAACATGCGCGCCGACTCGCGCGCGTCGGAGGAGTACTTCACCGGGCTGCTCGACCGGCAGGCGACCAAGCTGCGCGCGCCCATCGTCTCGGTGGTGGGCTCGGAGGACCCGGTGACCGACTACCACACCGAGCGGTACGCCGAGTGGCAGTTCCTCAGCGACCGCCTCGCGCTGGTGGTGCTCGACCAGGCCGGGCACTTCTTCCTCAAGTACCGGGCCGAGGAGCTGGCGGAGATCGTCACCCGCACCCACCGGGCGGTGGCCGCCGGTGACGTCGCCGAGCTGACCCGCGAGGCGCGCGGGGAGGACGCCGGCTGGGCGGTCCACGAGACCCTCCGGGTCGGCGTCGACGACGCGCCGCAGCGCGCCACCGTCCGCCCGAGCATGACCCGGTTCGTGGCGGTCACCGCCGGGCAGCTCGTCTCGACCACCGGGTCGGCGCTGACCGCGTTCGCCCTGCCGATCTGGCTGTTCACCCAGACCGGTTCGGTGGCCGACCTGGGCCTGCTCTGGGCGCTCGCGCTGATCTGCGGTGTGCTGATGCTGCCGGTCGCCGGGGCGATCACCGACCGGGTCAGCCGGCGCAAGATCATGATGATCGCCAGCAGCAGCGCCGGCTCGATCCAGGTGGTGCTCGCCGCGCTGCTCTGGACGGACAACCTCGCGCTCTGGCACATCTACGGCCTCGTGGCCCTCAGCCAGGTGGCCGGATCGTTCCAGCGGATCGCGTTCCAGTCGGCCGTGCCGCAGCTCGTGCCGAAGCGCTACCTCGGCCACGCGATGGGCATCACCCAGCTCTCCAACGGCTTCGCGATGCTGCTCATGCCGGTGTTCGCCGCCGGCCTGCTCGCCGCCATCGAGCTGAAGGGCATCCTGCTGCTCGACGTGGCGAGCTACGTGATCGCCGTGCTCACCCTGGCCCTGGTCCGCTTCCCCGACACCCTCGGCTGGCGGCCCCGGGAGCGGCTGCTGGTGGCCATCGCCAACGGCCTGCGCTACTCCTGGCAGCACCGCGGGTTCCGGCTGATGCTCGGCTACTTCGCGCTGGGCAACATCTTCCTCGCCCCCGCGCTGGTGCTGGTCACTCCGCTGGTGCTGTCCTTCGGCACCGCCACCCAGGTGGCCCAGGTGGCGCTCGCCGAGGCGCTGGGAGCGGTCGCCGGGGGCGTGCTGATGTCGCTCTGGGGCGGCCCCCGCCGCCGCCGGATGATCGGCGTGCTGGTCGGCAACCTCGGCACGGCGGTCGGCTGCGTCCTCATCGGCCTGGACGCCTCCGTCGCCATGATCTGCGTCGGGGCGTTCTGGCTGGCCATGGCGATGACCACCGCGCAGTCCATCTACGCGACCATCGTCCAGGTGAAGGTGCCGCAGCGCTTCCACGGTCGGGTGTTCAGCCTCAACCAGACCATCTCCTGGTCGACGCTGCCGATCGGGTTCGCGCTGCTCGCGCCGGGAGCCACCAGCCTCTTCGAGCCGATGCTCGCCCCCGGTGGCGCGCTGGCCGGGTCGGTGGGCGCGGTCATCGGCACCGGTCCGGGTCGCGGCATCGGCTTCGCGTACGTCTGCTTCGGCGCGGCCCTGGTGCTCATCACCCTCGGCGGGTTCGCCATCCGGCTGCTGCGTCGCTTCGACATCGAGGTCGAGGACTCCCTGCCGGACGACCTGATCGGCGCGCAGGAGCGGGAACGGCGGCTCGCCGCCCGCGCCGCCGAGCGCGAGGCCGACAAGGTGCCGGTCGCCGCGTGA
- a CDS encoding TauD/TfdA family dioxygenase — protein MSDTIATLPVVVENDGRRLTDLIADRRAELRATLAEHGGLLFRGFDVGGVDGFDQVVRALSGEPLIYTERSSPRHAISGRVYTSTDYPPDEEIFLHNENSYQARWPLTLFFYCITPPETRGATPLADVRRVYREIDPAVREEFVRRRWMLVRNFHSDFGTPWQHVFNTDDRAEVEAYAAANRIELEWRGADGLRTRAVRDVVHRRPGSDTPRWFNHATFFHVSTLPKDYQEGLLAMFGADGLPSNTYYGDGGEIPADVMDHLRAAYRAATVRFDYQRDDVLVVDNMTAAHGREPFTGARKIAVAMAEPHTPESNGEQ, from the coding sequence ATGAGCGACACGATCGCCACGCTCCCGGTGGTCGTCGAGAACGACGGCCGACGCCTCACCGACCTCATCGCCGACCGGCGCGCGGAGCTGCGCGCCACGCTCGCCGAGCACGGCGGGCTGCTGTTCCGTGGCTTCGACGTCGGCGGGGTGGACGGCTTCGACCAGGTGGTGCGCGCCCTGTCCGGGGAGCCACTGATCTACACCGAGCGGTCCTCACCCCGGCACGCCATCTCCGGCCGGGTCTACACCTCGACCGACTACCCCCCGGACGAGGAAATCTTCCTGCACAACGAGAACTCGTACCAGGCCCGCTGGCCGTTGACGCTGTTCTTCTACTGCATCACCCCGCCGGAGACGCGAGGCGCGACGCCGCTCGCCGACGTCCGCCGCGTCTACCGGGAGATCGACCCCGCGGTGCGGGAGGAGTTCGTCCGGCGGCGCTGGATGCTGGTGCGTAACTTCCACTCCGACTTCGGCACCCCGTGGCAGCACGTGTTCAACACCGACGACCGGGCCGAGGTCGAGGCGTACGCGGCGGCGAACCGCATCGAGCTGGAGTGGCGCGGCGCGGACGGCCTGCGTACCCGGGCGGTGCGGGACGTCGTCCACCGGCGCCCCGGCTCGGACACCCCGCGCTGGTTCAACCACGCGACGTTCTTCCACGTGAGCACCCTTCCGAAGGACTACCAGGAGGGCCTGCTCGCCATGTTCGGCGCCGACGGGCTGCCGTCGAACACCTACTACGGCGACGGGGGCGAGATCCCCGCCGACGTGATGGACCACCTGCGGGCCGCCTACCGGGCCGCGACCGTCCGATTCGACTACCAGCGCGACGACGTGCTGGTGGTGGACAACATGACCGCCGCGCACGGGCGGGAGCCGTTCACCGGCGCCCGGAAGATCGCCGTCGCGATGGCGGAGCCGCACACCCCTGAGAGCAACGGAGAGCAGTGA
- a CDS encoding MbtH family protein codes for MAETRFLVVRNDEEQYSIWSADRELPAGWHETGFAGDREECLAHIDTVWTDMRPRSVREATP; via the coding sequence ATGGCCGAAACCCGATTCCTCGTCGTCCGCAACGACGAGGAGCAGTACTCCATCTGGTCGGCCGACCGGGAGCTGCCGGCGGGCTGGCACGAGACCGGGTTCGCGGGCGACCGCGAGGAGTGCCTGGCGCACATCGACACCGTGTGGACGGACATGCGGCCCCGGTCGGTGCGGGAGGCGACCCCGTGA